The Setaria viridis chromosome 2, Setaria_viridis_v4.0, whole genome shotgun sequence DNA window CCTCGACGGATTCGTTCTTGAATTTCATCCGATCCGACCCAGGACGGCATCACAAGAAGGTTCATCAGCCCAACCGAACGCCTCATCAGAGACACAGTCGTGTGCATGCACCGGCACACATATTGCACCGGCACACATATGCAATTTCTAGTAAAAGCTTACCAAGAATCACGAGGTACACTAGTAGACACGCATGGTTCATGATGCATATATGCGTACCTGCGACGACgaccggcgggcgcggcggctggTTCCGGCTCGTCATCGCCGGCGACGCAACAGAAGCACCTGTTGATCATCTCCACAGGCCGATCGACGGGTCACGCGCGCCGCAGAGGCTGGACACGAGCTGCAACcgggagccgaggaggaggacgaccgATCTGGATGCGGATGTGGATTGATGCAGGTGAGAAACCGAGGCTGGAAGAGGAATGTTTCCAGGGGCGCCTAGCTCGCTAGGTCTGGCCTGTTGTTGTTTGTCTCGCTGGCTACAAAATTGTCCTCCTCGTGTTTGCCTCTCCTTGGAGACTTCACTCCTCTAACAGTGACCTCCCCCTCCCGTGTGAAGACGTGGTGAAGAGTGTGGTCTCTAGAAGCCAGAAGAGGCATCACCTTAATCTCTTGTAACCTCAAACTAATATAATGGCAGGTGTACGGGGACTGAAAGATACTGGTATATAGACCTTGCAGTTCCATTCATATGCCTGGCCGCTACTGTTCGTCTGAATATCAGATGGATTGCATGCCACGTGAGTACATGACCCGTGCGCGCTAACGACCAGCGACCAGGTCAGTCAGAGAGTTGAACTTGGCAGAGCAGTAGCACCACGTCATGATTCATGGCAGGGGTCTCGGTTCAGACTGCCTCTGAACTTTCCTTGTTCCTTTTCATGCGGCTCGGTGCATTTGTTTGTTATATAGTATCCCTGTTCCCTGGCTATTCAATAAGGCGGCAGTTTGCCTCTTTCCCTGAGCAGACCAAGTGAAGCGATCTAGCGCAGGCAGCAGAACAAAAACAAAGGGAATTAGTAGTACTTACCACACCTAATCTGCCAGTGACTGCTGCCGCTTCTATTTGTTTATGGATGAAGATGTCAATTGGATTGGTCAATGAAATGAAAATCCATGGAAAGCTCGCAGCAAGACCTGCCAATAAACCacttgagaaaaagaaaatgaacccCATCTGCAGAATGGAGAGGAAGCAACAGATGTTAGGTTCAGAGCCAAAATTCGGTGTTATTTTGTCCGCTTGCTTGCTTGATGATAATCGTCGTACTCTAGTGTCTCTATGCAAATGCACATATCTTAACTCAGGATTATGTCAATCAGGCTGCATCAGCAATCTCACTCTAGCTATCAATGACTAAACAAGAGGAGACAGCACATTATGCATAAAACAGAAAAAAGCACCAACAGTTATTTGGTTGCCAGATGCAATAAGAAAAATACGGGGTGATACTGAAGCCCAAGTGACTGAAAACGATGTTTGCTTGACTCTACATTTCATAGCCCTTGGATCACAATCACGCATGCCCAGTGGCAAAGCTAGAGCAATTAGAGCAGTGTGCGTTTGCCTTATGTGTGCATAGAATTGAGCTCTAGGTGATGCTTatgtaaggaatcggtgctcgtagcttaagagggggagggggcgaattaggcaacttaaaatctTAACCTACGGCTTCCACTACTTTTGCATCAaacttaaactagatcatgcgATCAAGATGtgtgcaactatggttgatctagtgtgaaaccttcatcccaaaataatttttgcaacctagagccaattcTAGCAAGATAGTACACTAAGAAAGTAAGGGCAcgcaagttgcaagtatgaaatatGGAAACGTAAGAGCTaaggatgaggggaagcaaacccttgacacgatgatttatcccgtggtatcggtaggcactaagccaccactagtccacgttgttgaagcactcacacaagagtattgcttcccagtcaccaagtctctcccgggacaccccttgacttgccacaaaggcttggccactaaggctcacacTAAGTTccccggtcaccttgatgccgtctccacAAAAGAGCTTCTCCACTAAGGAAGGGGGGTCTCCACGTTCCCCGCACAtggtcgtcgacgccgctccacaccaagccagaGGATCGAAGACTTGCTGGCGTTGTACAACTGTGGTTCACTCCTGCaaccaatcacaaggtaggcacaccttgcactctccctttctctaggcctatcctagcactaatcactttCCTAAGCTTGTGCGAAGCCTTAGAAtaatcacttaagcacttttggtggcttggacgTGTTCTTGATCTCCGATGGATTCCTGCACACTTCAGATTCATCCCGCCACTTCAAATGGGTGAgtagagggggtataaatagcccaaggccTTAAAGAGACGTTGCTCCAATGGCTAGTTAAAGTGTAcgatcggatgttccgatggtataTTTTTGGGtagcatcagaacatccggtACAATTAGCCGTAGGCTCCCCCGCGCCCAAGTTCTTCACTAACACATCAAAATTCATATGATGCTTCATCCAATGGTACCATTGGAACTTCCGGTGCTGAATGGTTTTTGCCCAAAACCTCTCCAAAACTTTCCAAAGTAAATTGCTTCGTCCGATGCTTCTAACTTctgaccatcggatcatccggtccTATAGGAtttcctctgcctcctctgCGAATTGCTCTGATGCTTGTAAAATGATCCTCGAAGGATCATCTGGTGCTTCCTAGAACTCAAGTTGATTTCcccgttgtaccaattgctccaaCGCTTGCTCGTACGGTTGCTCCGATAGACCGTCAGATCATCTTTGGATTTtgtctatcatttggatgcttgaataccatagaataattctAAATAGcatggcttggtcacttgaataccatagcttggatacttaAATGCTATGATTTGAACCTTGCtatggtttggtttgcatacttgtaacctagaaaacctacaaggcaCATGCTTGACAGGCTATTAGTCCTTATGATTatattgtcactcaatcaccaaattAATAAACTATGGTCTAATGAGGTCATATTTACTACAGCTTATATGGTGAAAGTTTAAACCTAATcactatttttgcaaattttgagGGGTTGCATCAGCACCCCTAATTACAATGTAGCTTCGTCCCTGCGCATACCACGATCATGTTCCTTCTTTGCGTGTCTTCCACCTCTCAGGAATTTGAGGATTTATTCCTCTCGTCAAAACCTGCACCCCCCACACGTCTCGGTTTTCACCAGTCTACaacatattcaacatttttaaattgTTTTTTCAATTCCTAGTTCTCTTAATTATTTTGTCAACTGATCAAAGTTTGTTTAGTCGAATTTGGAAAATCCTTGAGGGGAAAAAATTCATAACCaacattttttaataaaaattatgTTGGCCACTTAGTCAGTTAGACCAGATTCATATAAACTTGGCTATGTGAATAGAGAAGGCTGATAACAGTCGGACCATTCGTAAAGAACACTCGAGAACAGTGCCCTCCATCATGCTATCCCGTTCCTTTTGACTCTCCACCGCCTTCACTGCTTGCCACCGGTCATCTATCAATGGACGTCCTTTGAGCTTAGGACGTCCAATAAATACTATAATGATAAGATATTTGAAGTTTAAGGTATGATATTTTAATAGCCATCAGCCATCTATTGATAGAAAAATTCTAATTTTCAAGCgattgaaaaataaaatatactcccttcatccttaaatatatgatgtatATGACAAGTTAATTAGTTTAGTGATAAGttctaattagcttgtcctagaCGTCATGTCATATATCTAAGGATGGATGGAATATTTAAAAATACCCGTTGCCATCATTTGACCTTCAATAATTTCTCACAAAAGCCCATTTAACCTATTGAACAACATGTGCAAATATGCCATGCTGCCCAAGTCGCCAAAATATGATCTAAAATACTTTAGCATAACTCTCACTCTCTTCGCATAATGAACTTATTTCTCATTAACGTTGATCTTGGCATATTTTATAATGGCAGACACATCATACACATATCATCACTGGCCTTTATATTTTACTAGCATTACTCTCGATCTCTTGGTTTGGTACTTTGGTGTAAGCAAAATAGACCGGCCGGCAGCACTGTTTAATCCGAGAGAAAGCGGCCTGACTATTGTTTGTCTAAGAATGATGCGATCAACGTCCATACTACGGTTGGGCCATGTCATGTGTGGAAACCAAAATCTCAAGCCTCACATACGCTGCGTCGCTGCCTTCAACCGTGACGACTGACATCTCGACTTAATATAATCTGCAACTCGTTTCGTACAAGTCACGAGCACGTACTCCTTTATTCGGAGATCGGAGTAGGAGAACCCAAGGCAACCCAAAGCGTTACCCCAAGCCTGCACGTCTCGAGCCTCTTGTGCTACGGCTGATGCCGCAAGCCCctgcgcgccgcccgctcagCACTACCCGCGGATTGGCAGCTGACGCACACCGTCCTGTTCTTTTCCCCGGTGCTGAGCGGCGCCAAGCGGCCCAAGCCACGGCCTCGTTCTCGACGAGGAGTGGGCCGTCGCGGCCATGTTCACGGCGGGCGCGTCGATCGACATTTCAGCGCGTGCGGCAGCCCTGCTCTGCCTCCGATACCTGACGTTCGCAGCTGCGCCGTGAGGATCTCCAaccccctcgccggcggccgttcgatctgccgccgccgggcacgATCACGCGGCACGACCCCCGCGCGTACTGCCTCGACTTCGACACAACCGCACAGCGCTCCGCATCCACAGGGAAGGGGGTGGAAAATGGACGTTACACCTGCCAGACATGCTAGAACTTGTTCGGATCGTCGATCTGTTCCGGaatgtttgttttttctttagtgtcttttaattttttttagttgTATTCTGCACTTCTCTGCATTTGGCGATGTTCCGGaatgtttgttttttctttagtGCCGTCCAATTTTTTCTGAGTTGTATTCTGCACCTCTCTGCATTTGGCGCAGTATGGATGGGATATAAAGTTTCTTTACATCCTGTATGGATAGATATAAAGAAGTGTTGGTTTCCACAAAAATTGTAAGTTCTAACCCTGCACGTTGACAAGCTCCTTTTTGACTTTCCTGCACATCTGAACTGGTCCCCCTCCCACCTTCACATGAGATGTTGCAGCTTTTGGGACTTCCAACCAATTATTTAACATAATTTTATACTCACCGTAATAGGCATTTCTGCTTCTGTATGTAGGTGTACCGCATGTTTGCAGTTCTGTTGTACATTCAATGTACCACCAATGTACATTGTTGCCCCTACATGTTTGCTCCTACCATCCATGTAACGTTTTCCTCTATTGCACCGAGCTGTGTACTCtctatattttcatagtatataaTTTAAAAGGTAATCTTACTTGGTACATCActtagggagtgtttggatctttagtccggactaaaattcatgtcacatcaaatattcggaggctaattaggaggactaaacatgagataattataaaattaattacacggatggaggctaattcacgagatgaatctattaagcctaattaatccatcattagcacatgtttactgtagcattatattgtcaaatcatggactaattaggtttaatagattcgtctcgcaaattagcctccatttgtgcaattggttttgtaattagtctatgtttaatactcctaattagtatctaaacattcgatatgataggaattttaggagctcctaaagaaccaaacacccccttattatAATCATATTCATGGTAGTACCACAAATGATGAACAAATAATAATTATACAAAATGGAATCCAGAACCCACACACTTTTACTCACATATGTACATGAGATGTTCATCGATGAAATTTGCACATAAACACTATCATTTGCATgtcaattctttttttcctataTATGTGCAAGAGGGCAAATAGTCGAGGCCCGTGCGTTCTCCTGGTGCCGCACGACCTGACGTGAGCCGCGCCATTCGCCGCGTCAGCTCCAGCGACGACATCGACCGCCTCGAGGAGAACGGCCACCTGCTGCTGCAAAGGCAGGACGGGGCACTGTGACGCGCACGGGATCAAGGACCGCGGCGTGGCGAGGGTCGAACGCGCCGGGGAGAAGATGCCAGTCGAAGGCTCGTCTCGCCGCCAGTGGCGCGGCGACACCAAGGTGCCACTGCCACCTGCTGACGCAGTTTGGCCTTGCGGGGGAGGCGAGAACCGGCAGGCACGGGTTAAGAGGGAGACGGCCGTCCTGATCATGGGCATCATGGCGCCGCTGTACAGTGACAGGACGAAGAAGGGCGATGACGAGAGGTTTGAATTGTTACAGATTCAGGAATCATCACAGAAGAAACCAAGCTTTCTTCTTAAGATAGTAGAGAGAAACAGATCTATTTTAGTTAACCCATTTGATTCATGCCTTTGACTTTGGCTTGTACTTTAGATCATCTAATACATAAGGCAATGCAATTGCGACAACACTCGGTTCTGTAGGCACACCGGCCCAAATCAGCACACGACACCAACCCCAAATGCACATTTTAACAGCTATTCTCCTGATAATTCTGACGGCCAAGCAAAATGCACGTATAATTGAATAAAGAAACCGCTAGCTATATACATCACTCAATAGCTCCAGGTTTGCTGAGGTACCGCAAGGACATGGGAGCGCAACACTTCTGTCCAGCTGGCTCCTCTCCGTCAGTTCTTCTTCACGTCTATCTAGTATCTACTCACTCAAGTTGCATCCACGGATGTAAGGGTGGTCATACTTGATATACTTGGTCCAATATGGTCGGTACTTGGTCATTGCTAGCTCCAACCATGGCTTCATGTTCCCATTGTAATGGACAACAGCAGCACCATCTATCTCCGAACGGTCTATGCTTGGGTTGTATCCTAATCCAAGAACATGCCAGGACTTGTCCAGGGGATGCGTCAACTTGTAGAAGGTCAAGAGGCCCGGTGGAAGTGTCCCAAGCTTCCAAAGAACTCTGTCTTCATTCTGAAAAAACAGAACAGAAAAAGAATCGTGTGAGATATGGCCTAAACTAAGAACGTACAGATTTGCAAACGAGTTCAGTAAATCAATTTGTAAATCAACGCAATTCAGTAACGAGTTTTGAAATCTCACCATGTTTTGCCATTTGTGGTAGATCCCAGTGATATCTTTCTTCTTCCACTCCTTCAGATCAAAGATGTTCATCCCATAGGCCCAGCCGCATGCATTCGGATCAAAGTTCCGAGCAATATGTGGATTTGAAAAATTAAGATACTTGTCAAAACGGTGGAAACTCTCCCCACAGGTCTCCACAGCACCATTGACCTTCCCATTAAGATCAACATCCCACAACCCTGTCAAATCTTTCTGCACAACTATGTCATCATCGAGGAAAAGTATCTTATCCAACTTTGGATAGACCTCTGGGAGATAGAACCTCAAGTGGTTCAGCATAGAGAGGTACTTGGGGTTCCGATACTTTAGGTTTGAAGAACCTGCTGAGAGAGTGGTAGGACGATCAGCTTTGAAATAGTACTCTTTCATGGCAGCAGACTCAAGTTGCCGCAACACAGGACAGTATGATGAGTTCAACCACTTAAATTCGTCCACATTCTCAACATGGATGGTGGCCTTGCCAGGTGGGTTCAGCAGAAACCACATGTTCATGGCTCCAAAGTTTAACTTATCAGTCACAAGATGGAAAACATGTTTCTCTGGTTCCTGAAACAGTCATTTCAAGCATCACTGTTAGAAACCACCATTGTAATTTGTAAGTGTAGTAGTGAGAGCCTGAGAAGTGCAATTGATTAAAAGGACATGGCAGTTACCTTGGCATTCATGATGGTTGAGTTCACAACAACAGAGGCTGCCAAGACGTTGTCTGAGAAAAGTGCATAGTGGTAGAGACTTGGGTTTTCTAAGTTTTCACTCCTTGGGAATTTCCGTTGCTCCAGGGGGAGGAGATAGTAATCAATTGTCAAACGCATAGACAAGCAATGAATGCTATTTGGAATTGTCTTTGCAGCCAACTGGCTAAGAAATGTACTCTGCTTCTTCAAACTCCTGACCTGTTCATCTGCTGACTGAAGCATAGCCCTTAGTCTCTGAGTTATCGCTCTGCAATCATACAATTCTCCTCTAGCCTTTGATAAAACTTGACCCATTGCTCTGACTTTCTCAGGAGCGCTGCAAAGCAGATGATTTGTATAAGAAGAaagcaaaaaaagaaatggaatTATTCTAGAATAACGAAAGAAGTGAAACAAGTTCACACCTGTGATGCAGGTCAGCATCTGCAGCAGCCTCTCCAACAGCCCGCTGGCTTTCCTTGATTCGGGTCTGCAGTTCTTGAAATAGACCACTCTTGTTCTTTGATTTAGCAAGCGCAGAATAGACACGAGCCATAATAAGTTGGTCCCTCATCAACCTAACTGTGGAGTCTGAATTCTCATTCTCATTCTCTTTTCTCCATATGCTGTATTTCCCAAGCACAGCAGAATCGACAGCCTTTGATCGCTCAATAGCGGCATTCTCCAGCTTAACACGCGCTTCATCATCTTTGCGCACCAACTCCATTGCTCTCTTCTCACGCCTTTTCTCCCTTAGTTTCTACAGTATCCAGGCAAGTAAAAAAGATGTAAGAAATGCATACCAAGCTACCAACAGAGACCAGAACAAGGCAATATGTATACAAGGTTAGTACTGTTACCCTTCGAGCTATTTTTGCTGCTGTGTCAACTTGATGTTCATCTGCATCGAGAAAACTTTATTCTGGTGCACCAAACCAGAAGATGGAAAATAGCTTCGGAAATTCATGTTTATATTTGTACCTGAATCTTTGGGTGATTTATTTGTTGGTAAATCATGTTCTGGCACACTGTTTTCATCATTAGCCTTGCCATCGACATACATGCTCATGTCAGTGACTAGATCATCAGTTTTCCATGAGGGGGATTCATGATTCCTAAAGAAGTCGAGACTCAAAGTGCCTGCTTCTTGCTGACTAGCAGTTATAGCGTCAATCACCTGAAGACCAAAAAAGTGCAAATACAAAGAAATTGAGgacaaataaaaaagataaatggCTGTTTCATATGCAGCCAACATAATCAATCATAGTTACTGAATTACGATAGCCATGCAATAAACAGACTGCAACATAAAGCCAGTAGCCAATATGCTAGGTCATGAAAATTATTTTCTTTACCAGATAAACTATATGAGAAAGGGAAACAACAATACTTGACAAACATGAGATAACACACAGAGAGGACAACTAGCTATAAAGCTATTGTTCATTCACCGCATTCTGGCATGGTCATTCGTTGAAACTACACATAGTTTAGCGCATAAGCTACATGCGTGTCATTCAAAAGTAGAAACATCTGGTCTTAGTATTAAGTATGATGGGAGAAGTGGACATCCACGGACCATGGTGAATCAACCTAAGGAGCATGTGTGGCAgtgtgaagaaaaaaaaggaactatAGCGCTATAGAAAtatcagggaaaaaaaattgcaccACTGATCGCAAAATGTTCTGACCTCTTTTGGCAAAATAGATTTCAGATTCTTCATTGTCACTGCTTCCTGCAAGGGAATTCACAAAGTGAAATGAACCCTCAAGAAATATGATACTGAACCAATTGAATCCCTTTCTGGTTTGATAGGTACCTGATCGCCATTCCTGCCCTTGGGATCTGCAGGTAAACAGAAGATGTCATTGCTTTTCTATCTCAAGTAAAACAGTGAATTCAAACAGTACAGTAT harbors:
- the LOC117843797 gene encoding polygalacturonate 4-alpha-galacturonosyltransferase isoform X1, with translation MPTPKQRLPYSTAGAGGGGRRAASGSGVLPPVVVLVFLFVVAPSLFFVVRNGGRGHVHVASDPKGRNGDQEAVTMKNLKSILPKEVIDAITASQQEAGTLSLDFFRNHESPSWKTDDLVTDMSMYVDGKANDENSVPEHDLPTNKSPKDSDEHQVDTAAKIARRKLREKRREKRAMELVRKDDEARVKLENAAIERSKAVDSAVLGKYSIWRKENENENSDSTVRLMRDQLIMARVYSALAKSKNKSGLFQELQTRIKESQRAVGEAAADADLHHSAPEKVRAMGQVLSKARGELYDCRAITQRLRAMLQSADEQVRSLKKQSTFLSQLAAKTIPNSIHCLSMRLTIDYYLLPLEQRKFPRSENLENPSLYHYALFSDNVLAASVVVNSTIMNAKEPEKHVFHLVTDKLNFGAMNMWFLLNPPGKATIHVENVDEFKWLNSSYCPVLRQLESAAMKEYYFKADRPTTLSAGSSNLKYRNPKYLSMLNHLRFYLPEVYPKLDKILFLDDDIVVQKDLTGLWDVDLNGKVNGAVETCGESFHRFDKYLNFSNPHIARNFDPNACGWAYGMNIFDLKEWKKKDITGIYHKWQNMNEDRVLWKLGTLPPGLLTFYKLTHPLDKSWHVLGLGYNPSIDRSEIDGAAVVHYNGNMKPWLELAMTKYRPYWTKYIKYDHPYIRGCNLSE
- the LOC117843797 gene encoding polygalacturonate 4-alpha-galacturonosyltransferase isoform X2 is translated as MEVAAMSTSPPNYVVGGCKHAERHRALTSAETCNGDPKGRNGDQEAVTMKNLKSILPKEVIDAITASQQEAGTLSLDFFRNHESPSWKTDDLVTDMSMYVDGKANDENSVPEHDLPTNKSPKDSDEHQVDTAAKIARRKLREKRREKRAMELVRKDDEARVKLENAAIERSKAVDSAVLGKYSIWRKENENENSDSTVRLMRDQLIMARVYSALAKSKNKSGLFQELQTRIKESQRAVGEAAADADLHHSAPEKVRAMGQVLSKARGELYDCRAITQRLRAMLQSADEQVRSLKKQSTFLSQLAAKTIPNSIHCLSMRLTIDYYLLPLEQRKFPRSENLENPSLYHYALFSDNVLAASVVVNSTIMNAKEPEKHVFHLVTDKLNFGAMNMWFLLNPPGKATIHVENVDEFKWLNSSYCPVLRQLESAAMKEYYFKADRPTTLSAGSSNLKYRNPKYLSMLNHLRFYLPEVYPKLDKILFLDDDIVVQKDLTGLWDVDLNGKVNGAVETCGESFHRFDKYLNFSNPHIARNFDPNACGWAYGMNIFDLKEWKKKDITGIYHKWQNMNEDRVLWKLGTLPPGLLTFYKLTHPLDKSWHVLGLGYNPSIDRSEIDGAAVVHYNGNMKPWLELAMTKYRPYWTKYIKYDHPYIRGCNLSE